A window of the Apteryx mantelli isolate bAptMan1 chromosome 23, bAptMan1.hap1, whole genome shotgun sequence genome harbors these coding sequences:
- the LOC136994016 gene encoding LOW QUALITY PROTEIN: olfactory receptor 11L1-like (The sequence of the model RefSeq protein was modified relative to this genomic sequence to represent the inferred CDS: inserted 4 bases in 2 codons; substituted 1 base at 1 genomic stop codon) — translation MSYDQYLATCKPXRTXKVCLQMAAGSWLXGFAALCHSHLLSQRKFCGPRATDHFFCELTALLEISCSETRKVRLIAFLYGCLDVVFPFLFTLASYTCIIGAILRIPSSMGRQKAFSTCSSHLTVISVFYGTLIIGYMLPRKPKLRALNKVLSFFYTILTSLLNPLMYSLWNREVREALRKVLRRDLGGTQSSRCFADAGHKQLPALLESLALGAWDLFGSAWH, via the exons ATGTCCTACGATCAGTACTTGGCCACATGCAAGCC TAGGACATGAAAGGTCTGTCTCCAGATGGCAGCTGGGTCCTGGCT GGGGTTCGCTGCGCTCTGCCATAGTCACCTCTTGTCCCAGCGGAAGTTCTGTGGCCCCAGAGCAactgaccacttcttctgtgagctTACCGCTTTGCTGGAGATTTCCTGCAGTGAAACCAGGAAGGTCAGGCTCATTGCTTTCCTATATGGCTGTTTGGATGTAGtattccccttcctgttcacaCTGGCCTCTTACACATGCATCATAggtgccatcctgaggatcccatccagcatgggcaggcagaaggccttctccacctgttcCTCTCACCTCACTGTCATctctgttttctatggcaccctcatcattggCTACATGCTGCCCAGAAAACCCAAGCTGAGAGCGCTGAACAAAGtgctctcctttttctacacGATCCTTACGTCCCTCCTCAATCCCCTCATGTACAGCCtgtggaacagggaggtcagggaggccctgaggaaagTGCTCAGGAGAGATTTGGGTGGCACCCAGAGCTCacgctgctttgctgacgctggtCACAAACAACTTCCAGCTCTTTTGGAAAGTCTAGCACTAGGTGCTTGGGACCTCTTTGGAAGTGCCTGGCATTGA